Genomic segment of Candidatus Binatia bacterium:
GATGGGCACGGTGTGGGACTTGCGATCGTACGGCGGATTGTCGAACGATACGGCGGCGTGATCAATGTCCGTAGTGCGAGGGGGGAGGGAACCGTGTTCGAGGTAACGCTTCCGCGCGAGGACGGTGCGGTCGCATGACGAGCGAGAGGGGCGAGACCCTCCAGATGCTGGTTGTTGAGGACAACCTGCGTCATGCCGAGTTGATCCGAGATGAGCTCGAGATCGAGCTGCCCGCGGTAAGCGTGAGTATCGCGCAAGGCGTGGCAGAGGCGCGGCAGGCTCTCGCCGGACAGCAGTTTGATCTGATCATTCTCGATTTTCGGCTGCCCGACGGAGATGGTCTCGAGGTACTTCGTGAGCTCAAAGCTCAGGGACGCAGTGAGCCTGTGGTCTTCGTCACGACGAGCTCGTCGGCCTCCATCGCCGTGGAGGCGATGAAGATTGGTGCCGAGGATTACATCGTTAAGGAAGAGGGTTACGTCTCGGTCTTGCCGTTCGTCGCTCGTGAGGTGGTCGAGCGAGCGCGGTTGCGCGCGGAGCGAGCAGAGCTCGAATCTCGGCTGCGGCAGGCGGAGAGGCTCGCATCGCT
This window contains:
- a CDS encoding ATP-binding protein — translated: MGLAIVRRIVERYGGVINVRSARGEGTVFEVTLPREDGAVA